In one Catenulispora sp. EB89 genomic region, the following are encoded:
- a CDS encoding GAF domain-containing protein, which produces MSGRTMPTRLDRQPAALRLAEWAAVAVFVIAVYEVVVAGGVALWPHADDAWILALWVAAAAISASGMTTVRGAVRRVFVRIRPAAAGPYATLVAFASGVAAAPMEETLPRLAELVAQGTGARQAEVWLADRDGGFRRASSWPGATEPASESATEPATESATVASFAALAELPQASEVVPVSDGGEVLGAFTVAGFDDGYFTPRDLSLVGDVANAAGLLLRTADLEARLVERVQAESAQAEILRESRRRVVAARDTAREQIGQQIQTEVCDPLEALIGRMSGLHAEIAGMQDALPAMTGEVEGVITRFRRVVRGVYPSVLVDHGLEAALGNLLETVERPTTLEVGDVPRCPPQIEACVYFCLATMVRGWPDGEARLRIAVTAAGERLRVTMVDPQASEMTDIATAAVLEAAGDRIAALDGTLTSSTDSDGLHIEIDVPATEPQ; this is translated from the coding sequence ATGTCCGGTCGAACGATGCCGACCCGCCTGGACCGGCAGCCGGCGGCCCTGCGCCTCGCGGAGTGGGCCGCGGTCGCGGTCTTCGTCATCGCAGTATACGAGGTCGTCGTGGCCGGCGGCGTGGCGCTGTGGCCGCACGCAGACGACGCCTGGATCCTGGCGCTGTGGGTAGCCGCGGCGGCGATCAGCGCGTCCGGGATGACGACGGTGCGCGGCGCGGTGCGCAGGGTCTTCGTGCGGATCCGGCCGGCCGCGGCGGGGCCGTACGCGACGTTGGTGGCGTTCGCCTCGGGGGTGGCGGCCGCGCCGATGGAGGAGACGCTGCCGCGGTTGGCCGAGCTGGTGGCGCAGGGCACCGGGGCCCGGCAGGCCGAGGTGTGGCTGGCGGACCGGGACGGCGGGTTCCGGCGGGCTTCGAGCTGGCCCGGCGCCACCGAGCCGGCCAGCGAGTCAGCTACGGAGCCGGCTACGGAGTCGGCCACGGTCGCCAGCTTCGCCGCCCTCGCCGAGCTGCCGCAGGCCTCCGAGGTGGTGCCGGTCAGCGACGGCGGCGAGGTGCTCGGGGCGTTCACCGTGGCCGGTTTCGACGACGGCTACTTCACCCCGCGCGACCTGTCGCTGGTCGGCGACGTCGCCAACGCCGCCGGCCTGCTGCTGCGCACGGCCGACCTCGAAGCGCGGCTGGTCGAGCGGGTCCAGGCCGAATCGGCGCAGGCCGAGATCCTGCGGGAGTCCCGGCGCCGGGTGGTCGCGGCCCGGGACACCGCGCGCGAGCAGATCGGGCAGCAGATCCAGACAGAGGTCTGCGATCCGCTGGAGGCGCTGATCGGGCGGATGTCGGGCCTGCACGCGGAGATCGCCGGGATGCAGGACGCGCTCCCGGCGATGACCGGCGAGGTCGAGGGCGTGATCACGCGGTTCCGGCGGGTGGTGCGGGGCGTGTATCCGTCGGTGCTGGTGGACCACGGCTTGGAGGCGGCGCTGGGGAACCTGCTGGAGACCGTCGAGCGCCCGACGACGCTGGAGGTCGGGGACGTCCCGAGGTGCCCGCCGCAGATCGAGGCCTGCGTCTACTTCTGCCTGGCGACCATGGTGCGCGGGTGGCCCGACGGCGAGGCCCGGTTGCGGATCGCGGTGACGGCGGCCGGCGAAAGGCTGCGCGTCACGATGGTCGATCCGCAGGCCTCTGAGATGACTGACATCGCCACTGCGGCGGTGCTGGAGGCGGCCGGCGACCGGATCGCGGCTTTGGATGGAACGTTGACTTCGAGCACTGATTCAGACGGGCTCCACATCGAGATCGACGTTCCCGCGACGGAGCCGCAATGA
- a CDS encoding CbtA family protein has product MEKRIITRGLLAGALAGLVAFCFARIFAEPVIDKAIAYESGRDAAQAALNRAAGLPVDPGGPDIFSRTVQSNIGIGVGLIGFGAAMGAVYAVAYLLCLGRVGKIQPKVLALLVAGAGLAGVYLVPYLKYPANPPAIGHPETIKPRAALYLTMVVCSIAFILAATWLGRRLAPRFGNWNASLLAALGFAVAIGVVMAILPSLGELSANVHLYGHHATETPLPLVDAKGNIVYPGFPADVLFSFRFYSICNQVILWGTLALAFGPMAERVLRPVMERAEATGGAGVTAAAV; this is encoded by the coding sequence ATGGAGAAGCGCATCATCACGCGCGGCCTGCTGGCCGGCGCGTTGGCCGGGCTGGTCGCGTTCTGCTTCGCGCGGATCTTCGCCGAGCCCGTCATCGACAAGGCGATCGCCTACGAGAGCGGCCGCGACGCGGCGCAGGCGGCCCTGAACCGGGCCGCCGGGCTGCCGGTGGACCCGGGTGGGCCGGACATCTTCAGCCGCACGGTGCAGAGCAACATCGGCATCGGCGTCGGGCTGATCGGGTTCGGCGCGGCCATGGGCGCCGTCTACGCGGTGGCGTACCTGCTGTGCCTGGGCCGGGTCGGCAAGATCCAGCCGAAGGTGCTGGCGCTGCTGGTGGCCGGGGCCGGACTGGCCGGCGTCTACCTGGTGCCGTACCTGAAGTACCCGGCCAACCCGCCGGCCATCGGCCACCCGGAGACGATCAAGCCACGCGCCGCGCTGTACCTGACGATGGTGGTCTGCTCGATCGCGTTCATCCTGGCCGCGACCTGGCTGGGCCGCCGCCTGGCCCCGCGCTTCGGGAACTGGAACGCCTCGCTGCTGGCCGCCCTCGGCTTCGCGGTCGCGATCGGCGTCGTGATGGCGATCCTGCCCTCGCTCGGCGAGCTGTCGGCGAACGTGCACCTGTACGGCCACCACGCCACCGAGACGCCGCTGCCGCTGGTCGACGCCAAGGGGAACATCGTGTACCCCGGTTTCCCGGCCGACGTGCTGTTCTCGTTCCGCTTCTACTCGATCTGCAACCAGGTCATCCTGTGGGGCACGCTCGCCCTGGCCTTCGGGCCGATGGCCGAGCGCGTGCTGCGGCCGGTGATGGAGCGGGCCGAGGCGACCGGCGGCGCGGGCGTCACCGCGGCGGCGGTGTGA
- a CDS encoding CHRD domain-containing protein yields the protein MRARITTKAQNFAAQNSAAQNFAAQNSAMQLAETQTGYTPITPIATPPAVRRRSSVKAKGVGAATLAVVAVTGTVIGLGLNGNRAGNTAASGSSGMSGMSGMTGQSGTSADTQAVTTEAAGYVQPDTYAFKTVDDSADPTFNQLLGINGQGVIAGYFGSGAAGHPNQGYTVHKSATSFVNENFPGSVQTQVTGLNDRGVTVGFLSHTNNANQVNDNEGWYSLDGRFHQVVFPASSNASPPVDQLLGVNDSDIAVGFYTDAAGNSHGFRYDINRHSFHDVAVSGATSTSASAINGRGDVAGFYTGANGNQSGFLLTAGGKLTPLNFPGATMTQALGVNDKDEVVGLYQTGSGTTAQTHGFTWTPKQAYLTVDDPNGAGGTTVNGLNDAGALVGFYVDADGNTHGMLATPQKVTTTRHLSLNPMPQGSVTFGKDDSGMLTARVSAFGFTPGSSHVARIVVPGRDKPVATFAMPLTADGTGRIDQSVTTTGSVSRLPSGSHFEILLGTGSDALSVQPIAQSWNLPQRPSGDDPMPLKGVDLKSDTRLNGDATLVFNSATHQLTVTVDATGLTPGAHAAHIHLGSCASQGGVQYMLADLQADSRGRVVHQSQTIANVAAMPAPGTAYLNVHLGDMNSILAGGQPTLAFRPLLCGNI from the coding sequence ATGCGGGCCAGGATCACCACCAAGGCACAGAACTTTGCGGCACAGAACTCCGCGGCACAGAACTTCGCGGCGCAGAACTCCGCGATGCAGCTGGCCGAGACGCAGACCGGCTACACGCCGATCACGCCGATCGCCACACCGCCGGCCGTCCGGCGCCGGAGCTCGGTCAAGGCCAAGGGCGTCGGTGCGGCGACCCTCGCGGTCGTCGCCGTCACCGGCACCGTCATCGGCCTCGGCCTGAACGGCAACCGGGCCGGGAACACCGCCGCATCCGGTTCCTCCGGCATGTCCGGCATGAGCGGCATGACCGGCCAGTCCGGCACCTCGGCCGACACGCAGGCCGTCACCACCGAGGCCGCCGGCTACGTGCAGCCGGACACCTATGCTTTCAAGACCGTCGACGACAGCGCCGACCCCACCTTCAACCAGCTGCTCGGCATCAACGGCCAGGGCGTCATCGCCGGCTACTTCGGCTCCGGCGCGGCCGGCCACCCGAACCAGGGCTACACCGTCCACAAGAGCGCCACCTCCTTCGTGAACGAGAACTTCCCCGGCTCGGTGCAGACCCAGGTGACCGGCCTGAACGACCGCGGCGTGACCGTCGGCTTCCTCTCGCACACCAACAACGCCAACCAGGTCAACGACAACGAGGGCTGGTACTCGCTCGACGGCCGGTTCCACCAGGTCGTCTTCCCAGCTTCCAGCAACGCCTCGCCGCCGGTGGACCAGCTGCTCGGCGTCAACGACTCCGACATCGCGGTGGGCTTCTACACCGACGCGGCCGGCAACAGCCACGGCTTCCGCTACGACATCAACCGCCACTCCTTCCACGACGTCGCGGTGTCCGGCGCCACCAGCACCTCCGCCTCCGCCATCAACGGCCGCGGCGACGTCGCAGGGTTCTACACCGGTGCCAACGGCAACCAGAGCGGCTTCCTGCTCACCGCCGGCGGCAAGCTGACCCCGCTGAACTTCCCCGGCGCGACCATGACCCAGGCGCTCGGCGTCAACGACAAGGACGAGGTCGTCGGCCTGTACCAGACCGGCTCCGGTACCACCGCGCAGACGCACGGCTTCACCTGGACGCCCAAGCAGGCCTACCTGACCGTGGACGACCCGAACGGCGCCGGCGGCACCACCGTCAACGGCCTGAACGACGCCGGCGCGCTGGTCGGCTTCTACGTCGACGCGGACGGCAACACGCACGGCATGCTGGCCACGCCGCAGAAGGTGACGACCACGCGCCACCTGTCGCTGAACCCGATGCCGCAGGGCTCGGTCACCTTCGGCAAGGACGACTCCGGCATGCTGACCGCGCGCGTGTCAGCCTTCGGATTCACCCCGGGGTCGAGCCACGTCGCGCGGATCGTCGTCCCCGGCCGGGACAAGCCGGTCGCGACCTTCGCCATGCCGCTGACGGCCGACGGCACCGGCAGGATCGACCAGAGCGTGACGACCACCGGCAGCGTCAGCCGCCTGCCCTCCGGCAGCCACTTCGAGATCCTCCTGGGCACCGGCAGCGACGCGCTGTCCGTGCAGCCGATCGCGCAGAGCTGGAACCTGCCGCAGCGGCCCTCCGGCGACGACCCGATGCCGCTCAAGGGTGTGGACCTGAAGTCCGACACCCGGCTGAACGGCGACGCCACGCTGGTCTTCAACTCCGCCACGCACCAGCTGACGGTCACCGTGGACGCGACCGGCCTGACCCCCGGCGCCCACGCCGCGCACATCCACCTGGGCAGCTGCGCCAGCCAGGGCGGCGTCCAGTACATGCTGGCCGACCTGCAGGCCGACTCGCGCGGCCGGGTCGTGCACCAGAGCCAGACCATCGCCAACGTCGCCGCGATGCCGGCGCCGGGCACCGCCTACCTGAACGTCCACCTCGGCGACATGAACTCGATCCTGGCCGGCGGCCAGCCGACCCTCGCCTTCCGACCGCTGCTGTGCGGGAACATCTGA
- a CDS encoding sensor histidine kinase, whose protein sequence is MAEAAWYVLATAYVLFVLGWLGVGLVCAVAAHDAGLHQWAVAAAAGQHGHTGIDVGRGLVAGIGHSTSLVDTVLDYTFSVVNLVTAGLLVVLGRRDRTVRLFAIGMVGASGAFNLQAHAAIEAVASAYGVRIGWWHSALLHGVGGVAYVLALLIFPDGQLPWRGSRPIKALVGVAVVGALALLAVSTADYPHTVSFVLFFGVLTPVAGIAAQRWRMLHAADAEQRQQSRVLLWALGMSFAVAAVLAGAAIAGRYVDAPGLAGIASRNTTFWIFRAVFTALPIAVVVGVLRFRLWDAERFFNKTLIYGSLVALSGAGWVFGVVRVDALFGLSNDWTAPPQLVGMGLLALAVQPVRLGVQRLADQLVYGRRTPPYQVLAAVSAMSQVSGPAEETLRMLARTVAEGLSVPSASVSVTVSATERVYFGWPDDIAEPREQNWTPLEYQGEVVGGIGIPQDAHRSLAPDRRRVLADVAQAAGVIVRNARLTIDLEHRLRRIEALSVEVRASRWRIVAAQDGERRELERDLHDGAQPELTAVRLALGLLAHAARRGGDPEAVGAAVDRAVTQTEAALAGLRRTMRGLDPQVLGQDGLVAALKERAEYLNCTTRFELPEAVAGARFEQSVEAAVYYCCSEAMQNAAKHCPGTEVVVSLSFHPGARRGDAGRLTFAVADSGPGFDVAAAYEQEPGGLVNMADRIAAAGGEVRISSVPESGTTVMGWVPVVP, encoded by the coding sequence TTGGCTGAGGCTGCGTGGTACGTACTGGCCACGGCTTATGTGTTGTTCGTGCTCGGTTGGCTGGGCGTCGGCCTGGTGTGTGCGGTCGCCGCGCATGACGCGGGGCTGCATCAGTGGGCTGTCGCGGCCGCCGCCGGGCAGCACGGCCACACCGGGATCGACGTCGGGCGCGGGCTGGTCGCCGGGATCGGTCACAGCACCTCGCTGGTGGACACCGTCCTGGACTACACGTTCAGCGTCGTGAACCTGGTGACGGCCGGGCTGCTGGTGGTGCTGGGGCGGCGCGACCGGACGGTGCGGCTGTTCGCGATCGGGATGGTCGGGGCGTCCGGGGCGTTCAACCTCCAGGCGCACGCCGCGATCGAGGCCGTGGCCTCGGCGTACGGCGTGCGGATCGGCTGGTGGCATTCGGCGCTGCTGCACGGCGTCGGGGGAGTGGCGTACGTGCTGGCCCTGCTGATCTTCCCCGACGGGCAGCTGCCGTGGCGGGGGAGCAGGCCGATCAAGGCTCTGGTCGGCGTCGCGGTCGTCGGCGCGCTCGCGCTGCTGGCCGTCTCCACGGCGGATTACCCGCACACGGTCAGCTTCGTGTTGTTCTTCGGCGTGCTGACGCCGGTGGCCGGGATCGCCGCACAGCGTTGGCGGATGCTCCACGCCGCCGACGCCGAGCAGCGGCAGCAGTCGCGGGTTCTGCTGTGGGCGCTGGGGATGTCGTTCGCCGTCGCGGCGGTGCTGGCCGGAGCGGCGATCGCCGGCCGGTACGTCGACGCGCCGGGGCTGGCGGGCATCGCTTCGCGGAACACGACGTTCTGGATCTTCCGTGCGGTGTTCACGGCGCTGCCGATCGCGGTGGTGGTCGGCGTGCTGCGGTTCCGGCTGTGGGATGCCGAACGGTTTTTCAACAAGACTCTGATATATGGGTCCTTGGTCGCTTTGAGTGGCGCGGGCTGGGTCTTCGGCGTGGTGCGCGTCGATGCGCTCTTCGGACTGTCGAACGACTGGACCGCGCCGCCGCAGCTGGTCGGGATGGGACTGCTTGCGTTGGCGGTGCAACCGGTGCGGCTGGGGGTGCAGCGGCTCGCCGATCAGCTTGTCTACGGCCGGAGAACGCCGCCGTACCAGGTGCTGGCTGCGGTGTCGGCGATGTCGCAGGTCAGCGGACCGGCTGAGGAGACGCTGCGGATGCTGGCGCGGACCGTCGCGGAAGGCCTGTCGGTGCCGTCGGCCAGCGTCTCGGTCACCGTGTCCGCCACCGAGCGGGTGTACTTCGGCTGGCCCGACGACATCGCAGAACCCAGAGAACAGAACTGGACGCCGCTGGAATACCAGGGCGAGGTCGTCGGCGGGATCGGGATTCCGCAGGACGCGCACCGTTCCCTGGCGCCGGACCGCCGCCGGGTCCTCGCCGACGTGGCGCAGGCTGCCGGGGTCATCGTCCGCAACGCCCGGCTCACCATCGACCTCGAACACCGGCTGCGCCGCATCGAGGCGCTGTCGGTCGAGGTGCGGGCTTCGCGGTGGCGCATCGTCGCCGCGCAGGACGGCGAACGGCGCGAACTGGAGCGTGATCTGCACGACGGGGCGCAGCCCGAGCTCACGGCCGTGCGCCTGGCCCTCGGGCTGCTCGCCCACGCCGCCAGGCGCGGCGGCGATCCCGAGGCGGTCGGTGCGGCCGTGGACCGGGCCGTCACCCAGACCGAGGCGGCGCTGGCCGGGCTGCGTCGGACGATGCGCGGCCTGGACCCGCAGGTGCTCGGACAGGACGGCCTGGTCGCGGCGCTGAAGGAGCGCGCCGAGTACCTGAACTGCACGACGCGGTTCGAGCTGCCCGAAGCCGTGGCCGGCGCGCGGTTCGAGCAGTCGGTCGAGGCAGCCGTGTACTACTGCTGCTCCGAGGCGATGCAGAACGCTGCGAAGCACTGCCCGGGGACCGAGGTTGTAGTCTCGCTGAGTTTCCACCCTGGTGCGCGCCGAGGCGACGCGGGCCGGCTGACGTTCGCCGTCGCGGACTCCGGCCCCGGCTTCGACGTCGCCGCCGCCTACGAGCAGGAACCCGGCGGGCTGGTGAACATGGCGGACCGCATCGCGGCGGCTGGAGGCGAGGTGCGGATCTCATCCGTGCCGGAGTCGGGGACGACCGTCATGGGGTGGGTGCCGGTCGTGCCCTAG
- a CDS encoding response regulator, whose protein sequence is MAIRVVLAEDNYLLRAGTAALLDALDGVELVAAVGDADELLAAVAEHRPDVVLTDIRMPPENGTDGLKAAAVIRSRYPGTGVVLLTQYADPQYAYELLRDGASGAGYLLKERIGDVAELERSLQQVASGGSALDPVLVEALVNRKRRSDDGSPLAELTNREREVLEQMAQGKSNAAIAEALFLTERAVQKHINALFSKLGLGADQGLDRRVAAVLQLLDARTA, encoded by the coding sequence ATGGCGATCCGGGTCGTCCTTGCGGAGGACAACTACCTGTTGCGCGCCGGGACCGCGGCGTTGCTCGACGCGCTGGACGGCGTGGAGCTGGTGGCGGCGGTCGGCGACGCCGACGAACTGCTCGCGGCCGTCGCCGAACACCGGCCGGACGTGGTGCTCACCGACATCCGGATGCCGCCGGAGAACGGCACCGACGGTCTGAAGGCCGCGGCCGTGATCAGGTCGCGCTACCCCGGGACCGGGGTGGTCCTGCTGACCCAGTACGCCGATCCGCAGTACGCGTACGAGCTGCTGCGCGACGGCGCCTCCGGAGCCGGCTACCTGCTCAAGGAACGCATCGGCGACGTCGCGGAGCTGGAGCGTTCCCTGCAACAGGTCGCCTCCGGCGGCTCGGCGCTGGACCCGGTCCTGGTCGAGGCGCTGGTCAACCGCAAGCGCCGGTCCGACGACGGCTCGCCGCTGGCCGAGCTGACCAACCGCGAGCGGGAGGTGCTGGAGCAGATGGCGCAGGGCAAGAGCAACGCCGCGATCGCCGAGGCGCTGTTCCTGACCGAGCGCGCGGTGCAGAAGCACATCAATGCCCTGTTCTCCAAGCTCGGGCTCGGGGCGGATCAGGGTCTTGACCGGCGTGTGGCCGCGGTCCTTCAGCTGCTGGACGCGCGGACGGCGTGA
- a CDS encoding acetylxylan esterase gives MKINRLSESAGVSKHPFPFDPAYGMDLDDLLKVSAPDDVPGDFAEFWQGMYRRALATPPEPRLGAKAGTTADGLDVFEVSFTSLGGVRIGGWVVAPADGVVERGFVVGHGYGGRAEPDAWLPAARAAGIYFVARGLPTESLLPGVPSEAPGHVLYGVESRADYIIGGCVADVWCAATALTELFPAAARRLDYTGVSFGGGTGALALPWDERFASAHLMVPTFGNHPLRVTLECAGSGAAVRKRYLRDPRVLEVLAYFDAATAARHVRIPVQAVPALFDPSVPPPGQFAVVNALAGPVDVRVATAGHFVDYPAYEQEMLAAGRFMREFFAA, from the coding sequence ATGAAGATCAACCGGCTGTCCGAGAGCGCGGGCGTCTCCAAACACCCTTTCCCGTTCGACCCGGCCTACGGGATGGACCTCGACGACCTGCTGAAGGTCTCCGCGCCGGACGACGTGCCCGGGGACTTCGCAGAGTTCTGGCAGGGGATGTATCGGCGCGCGTTGGCGACTCCGCCCGAGCCGCGGCTCGGTGCCAAGGCCGGGACCACCGCCGACGGGCTCGACGTGTTCGAGGTCTCCTTCACCTCGCTCGGGGGCGTCCGGATCGGCGGGTGGGTCGTCGCTCCGGCGGACGGTGTCGTCGAGCGCGGGTTCGTCGTCGGGCACGGCTACGGCGGCCGTGCCGAGCCCGACGCGTGGCTGCCGGCTGCGCGTGCGGCCGGGATCTACTTCGTGGCGCGGGGGCTGCCGACGGAGAGCCTGCTGCCCGGCGTGCCGTCGGAGGCGCCCGGGCACGTGCTGTACGGCGTCGAGTCGCGGGCGGACTACATCATCGGGGGCTGCGTCGCGGACGTCTGGTGCGCGGCGACGGCGCTGACCGAGCTGTTCCCGGCCGCCGCGCGGCGGCTGGACTACACCGGCGTCAGCTTCGGCGGCGGGACGGGGGCGCTGGCGCTGCCGTGGGACGAGCGCTTCGCCTCGGCGCACCTGATGGTGCCGACGTTCGGCAACCATCCGCTGCGGGTGACGCTGGAGTGCGCCGGCAGCGGCGCGGCGGTGCGTAAGCGGTATCTGCGGGACCCGCGGGTACTGGAGGTGCTGGCGTACTTCGACGCCGCGACCGCCGCGCGGCACGTGCGGATCCCGGTGCAGGCGGTGCCCGCGCTGTTCGATCCCTCGGTACCGCCGCCCGGCCAGTTCGCCGTGGTGAACGCGCTGGCCGGGCCGGTCGACGTGCGGGTGGCGACCGCGGGGCACTTCGTGGACTATCCCGCGTACGAGCAGGAGATGCTGGCGGCGGGGCGCTTCATGAGGGAGTTCTTCGCCGCCTAG
- a CDS encoding RpiB/LacA/LacB family sugar-phosphate isomerase, whose amino-acid sequence MRIAVSADEVAGVAAEIGPELERRGHTVLLFGALVPGERADWAWCSEAAARAVADGRADQAVVACWTGAGASIAANKVEGVRAALCTDAVMADGARKWADANALALSLRLTSGPLLVEMLDAWFAGAPSPDPVDAANVAHVAEI is encoded by the coding sequence ATGCGCATCGCGGTGTCGGCGGACGAGGTGGCCGGGGTGGCCGCGGAGATCGGTCCGGAGCTGGAGCGGCGCGGCCACACGGTCCTGCTCTTCGGCGCGCTGGTGCCGGGGGAGCGCGCCGACTGGGCGTGGTGTTCGGAGGCCGCCGCCCGGGCCGTCGCCGACGGCCGCGCCGACCAGGCGGTGGTGGCCTGCTGGACCGGCGCCGGGGCGTCGATCGCGGCCAACAAGGTCGAGGGCGTGCGCGCCGCCCTGTGTACGGACGCTGTGATGGCCGACGGGGCCCGCAAGTGGGCCGACGCCAACGCCCTCGCGCTCAGCCTGCGCCTGACCTCCGGGCCGCTGCTGGTCGAGATGCTGGACGCCTGGTTCGCCGGTGCGCCGAGCCCCGATCCGGTGGACGCGGCGAACGTGGCGCACGTCGCCGAGATCTGA
- a CDS encoding (2Fe-2S)-binding protein has product MAAPAAVSEELAALGPFFALGFHPAGAASLPWRPMVELVELVELVDGSSVLAERVEAVRAFLADGTGQETAAVELRVAASVVHLGLVARVVSPLFALAVLQHRCGRVRAADLWWQPTLGSVFPLSLRESALDSRAGFADGVLGGVVAEFSAAASEFGVNEHILRGNVASALAGAVRTLAAARPDLGTDIRTLITDLLAGPHLLGAGGFEPDAEFRRRSCCLIYRAAPDRRGALCGDCVLAPPHGPMDT; this is encoded by the coding sequence GTGGCGGCCCCGGCCGCGGTGAGCGAGGAGCTTGCCGCGTTGGGGCCGTTCTTCGCGCTGGGGTTTCATCCGGCGGGAGCTGCGTCGCTGCCGTGGCGGCCGATGGTTGAGCTGGTTGAGCTGGTCGAGCTGGTCGACGGTTCCTCAGTGCTGGCCGAGCGCGTCGAGGCGGTCCGTGCGTTCCTGGCCGACGGAACCGGGCAGGAAACGGCGGCGGTGGAGCTGCGGGTCGCGGCCTCGGTCGTGCACCTGGGGCTGGTGGCGCGAGTGGTCTCGCCGCTGTTCGCACTGGCGGTGCTTCAGCACCGGTGCGGCCGTGTTCGGGCCGCCGATCTGTGGTGGCAGCCGACGCTCGGCAGCGTGTTCCCGCTTTCGCTGCGCGAATCGGCGCTCGACTCCCGCGCCGGATTCGCCGACGGCGTACTAGGCGGCGTGGTCGCCGAATTCAGCGCAGCAGCCAGCGAATTCGGCGTCAACGAACACATTCTGCGCGGCAACGTCGCCTCGGCGCTCGCCGGTGCGGTTCGAACGCTCGCTGCGGCGCGTCCCGATCTGGGCACTGATATCCGTACCCTGATTACCGACCTCCTGGCCGGTCCGCATCTGCTCGGCGCCGGCGGCTTCGAACCCGACGCCGAATTCCGCCGCCGCAGCTGCTGCCTCATCTACCGCGCCGCCCCCGACCGCCGGGGCGCCCTGTGCGGCGACTGCGTCCTGGCCCCGCCGCATGGTCCAATGGACACATAG